Proteins encoded in a region of the Frondihabitans sp. 762G35 genome:
- the metE gene encoding 5-methyltetrahydropteroyltriglutamate--homocysteine S-methyltransferase codes for MTTTDTTAAAPAFPAATILGYPRVGADRELKRAIESHWAGRTTADDLEASATELRARRRARLAELGLGRTDSSIPEDFSFYDQVLDAALTVGAVPARFGAAPSTRATEFLLARGDETNPPLEMTKWFDTNYHHLVPEISPDTAFHLARTELADRVREAAADGYVTRPVVVGPVTLLALSVAAQDAPEGFSPIDAIDRLVPVYVELLAALKQAGAEWVQLDEPGLVSDNLAVDRDVLVEIARRVYAELAAAPERPRLFVALSYGDSRAAAAAVGASGVEALSLDLVRGSLPDLSAVPSSVTVAGGVVDGRSIWRTDLGAALDRLEALGAAASGPVAVTTTTSLQHLPHDVTTEHLLDPELRSWLAFADQRVAEVLTLAAGVARGRESIAAEIGEAQDARTRRASALGVVDADVRARVAAVEEGDTRRVSADERDAAQRDALGLPLLPTTTIGSFPQTVEVRRARAANVRGDLADADYDALLRREVQRVIEVQEEVGLDVLVHGEPERNDMVQFFAEQLDGFSTTANGWVQSYGTRCTRPSILWGDVSRPAPMTVELTTYAASLTSKPVKGMLTGPVTILAWSFVRDDLPLAEVADQVALALRDEVADLEAAGIGIIQVDEPALRELLPLDEAAHEAYLAWSTRSFRLATSGVAPATQIHTHLCYSEFGTVITAIDHLDADVTSIEAARSRMEVVDDLARVGFSRGVGPGVYDIHSPRVPGEAEMTESVEAASTSVPLDKLWINPDCGLKTRGYAEVVPSLAVMVQAARKARAAVSQPA; via the coding sequence ATGACCACCACCGACACCACCGCAGCGGCGCCCGCGTTCCCCGCGGCCACCATCCTCGGCTACCCGCGCGTCGGAGCCGACCGCGAGCTGAAGCGCGCGATCGAGAGCCACTGGGCCGGGAGGACCACGGCCGACGACCTGGAGGCGAGCGCCACCGAGCTGCGCGCCCGTCGCCGTGCCCGTCTCGCGGAGCTCGGCCTGGGCCGCACCGACTCGAGCATCCCCGAGGACTTCTCGTTCTACGACCAGGTCCTCGACGCCGCCCTCACCGTGGGCGCTGTGCCGGCGCGCTTCGGTGCCGCGCCGTCGACCCGGGCCACGGAGTTCCTGCTCGCCCGCGGCGACGAGACGAACCCGCCGCTCGAGATGACCAAGTGGTTCGACACGAACTACCACCACCTCGTGCCGGAGATCTCCCCGGACACCGCGTTCCACCTGGCTCGCACCGAGCTGGCCGACCGCGTGCGCGAGGCCGCCGCCGACGGCTACGTCACGCGCCCCGTCGTGGTCGGCCCGGTCACGCTCCTCGCCCTGAGCGTCGCCGCGCAGGATGCCCCCGAGGGCTTCTCCCCGATCGACGCGATCGACCGCCTCGTCCCCGTCTACGTCGAGTTGCTCGCCGCTCTGAAGCAGGCCGGAGCGGAGTGGGTGCAGCTCGACGAGCCGGGACTCGTCTCCGACAACCTGGCCGTCGACCGCGACGTCCTCGTCGAGATCGCCCGCCGCGTCTACGCCGAGCTCGCCGCGGCCCCCGAACGCCCCCGCCTCTTCGTCGCCCTCTCCTACGGCGACTCCCGCGCGGCCGCCGCGGCCGTCGGCGCCTCGGGCGTCGAGGCCCTCTCCCTCGACCTGGTGCGAGGTTCCCTTCCCGACCTCTCCGCCGTGCCGTCGTCGGTGACGGTCGCGGGCGGCGTCGTCGACGGCCGCAGCATCTGGCGCACCGACCTGGGCGCGGCGCTCGATCGCCTCGAGGCCCTCGGGGCGGCGGCGTCCGGCCCGGTCGCGGTGACGACGACCACATCGCTCCAGCACCTCCCGCACGACGTCACCACCGAGCACCTGCTCGACCCCGAGCTCCGCTCCTGGCTCGCCTTCGCCGACCAGCGCGTCGCCGAGGTGCTGACCCTCGCCGCGGGTGTCGCCCGCGGTCGCGAGTCGATCGCCGCCGAGATCGGTGAAGCGCAGGATGCCCGGACCCGCCGCGCCTCCGCCCTCGGCGTGGTCGACGCCGACGTCCGCGCCCGTGTCGCCGCCGTCGAGGAGGGCGACACGCGCCGTGTCTCCGCCGACGAGCGCGACGCCGCCCAGCGCGACGCGCTGGGGCTCCCGCTCCTCCCCACCACGACGATCGGCTCGTTCCCGCAGACCGTCGAGGTGCGCCGAGCCCGCGCCGCGAACGTCCGCGGCGATCTCGCGGACGCCGACTACGACGCTCTCCTCCGCCGCGAGGTCCAGCGCGTCATCGAGGTGCAGGAGGAGGTCGGCCTCGACGTCCTCGTGCACGGCGAGCCCGAGCGCAACGACATGGTGCAGTTCTTCGCGGAGCAGCTCGACGGCTTCTCGACGACGGCGAACGGCTGGGTGCAGTCGTACGGGACCCGCTGCACACGGCCGTCGATCCTCTGGGGCGACGTCTCGCGTCCCGCGCCGATGACGGTCGAGCTGACGACCTACGCGGCGTCGCTGACGTCGAAGCCGGTGAAGGGCATGCTGACCGGACCGGTCACGATCCTCGCGTGGTCGTTCGTGCGCGACGACCTGCCGCTCGCCGAGGTCGCCGACCAGGTCGCGCTCGCCCTCCGCGACGAGGTCGCCGACCTCGAGGCCGCGGGCATCGGCATCATCCAGGTCGACGAGCCCGCGCTGCGCGAGCTCCTGCCCCTCGACGAGGCGGCGCACGAGGCCTACCTGGCCTGGTCGACGCGGTCGTTCCGTCTCGCCACGTCCGGCGTCGCCCCGGCCACGCAGATCCACACCCACCTCTGCTACTCGGAGTTCGGCACCGTCATCACGGCGATCGATCACCTGGACGCCGATGTGACGAGCATCGAGGCCGCCCGCTCCCGCATGGAGGTCGTGGACGACCTCGCCCGCGTCGGATTCTCCCGCGGCGTCGGGCCGGGCGTCTACGACATCCACTCCCCGCGCGTTCCCGGCGAGGCCGAGATGACGGAGTCCGTCGAGGCGGCCTCGACGTCGGTGCCCCTCGACAAGCTCTGGATCAACCCCGACTGCGGACTCAAGACCCGCGGGTACGCGGAGGTCGTCCCCTCGCTGGCCGTCATGGTCCAGGCCGCCAGGAAGGCGCGCGCCGCGGTCTCGCAGCCGGCCTGA
- the lexA gene encoding transcriptional repressor LexA, translated as MSEATIAKPAERERKPLTAKQTLILTAIRDSIASRGYPPSMREIGDAVGLASLSSVTHQLNQLELAGAIRRDPNRPRALEVLLEDPDKVVPEPTIVRYDDDDSTTARVPLVGRIAAGVPITAEQQVEDVMPLPRTLVGKGELFMLRVVGESMIDAAICDGDWVVVRQQNSAENGEIVAAMLDDEATVKVFRQRDGHTWLLPRNSNFEPIVGDHAQILGKVVAVLRSL; from the coding sequence ATGAGCGAGGCGACCATCGCGAAGCCGGCGGAGCGGGAGCGCAAGCCGCTGACCGCCAAGCAGACCCTGATCCTGACGGCCATCCGCGACTCCATCGCGAGCCGCGGCTACCCGCCGAGCATGCGCGAGATCGGCGACGCCGTCGGCCTCGCCTCTCTGTCGAGCGTGACGCACCAGCTCAACCAGCTGGAGCTGGCCGGCGCCATCCGCCGCGACCCGAACCGGCCGCGGGCGCTGGAGGTCCTGCTCGAGGACCCGGACAAGGTCGTCCCCGAGCCGACGATCGTGCGCTACGACGACGACGACAGCACGACCGCCCGCGTCCCCCTCGTCGGACGGATCGCCGCCGGTGTGCCCATCACGGCCGAGCAGCAGGTCGAGGACGTCATGCCGCTCCCCCGCACCCTCGTGGGCAAGGGCGAGCTGTTCATGCTCCGCGTCGTCGGCGAGTCGATGATCGACGCGGCCATCTGCGACGGCGACTGGGTGGTCGTCCGTCAGCAGAACAGCGCCGAGAACGGCGAGATCGTCGCCGCGATGCTCGACGACGAGGCGACCGTCAAGGTCTTCCGGCAGCGGGACGGGCACACCTGGCTCCTGCCCCGCAACTCGAACTTCGAACCGATCGTCGGCGATCACGCGCAGATCCTGGGCAAGGTCGTCGCGGTGCTGCGCTCCCTCTGA
- a CDS encoding LysM peptidoglycan-binding domain-containing protein, with protein sequence MSATITAFPRSSSRAGRGPVTASRPASGRAVYFTPDESLVGAGQRATSEQPAARQATAAQNDAVHGVPRPHLHITRRGRVVLTLLTVVGVLVIMASFLLAGQGAVATSTAGDTHFQEVTVASGETLWQVAQEVAPAADPRDVIADISSLNNLDGSQVQAGQTLAIPTKYTR encoded by the coding sequence ATGAGCGCCACGATCACAGCCTTCCCCCGCAGCTCCAGCCGCGCCGGCCGCGGCCCGGTCACCGCCTCGCGTCCTGCCTCGGGTCGCGCCGTCTACTTCACGCCCGACGAGAGCCTCGTCGGTGCGGGTCAGCGCGCCACGTCCGAGCAGCCGGCCGCCCGGCAGGCGACCGCCGCACAGAACGACGCCGTGCACGGCGTTCCCCGGCCGCACCTCCACATCACGCGACGGGGCCGCGTCGTCCTCACGCTCCTCACCGTCGTCGGCGTCCTCGTCATCATGGCCAGCTTCCTCCTGGCCGGCCAGGGTGCCGTCGCGACGTCCACCGCCGGTGACACGCACTTCCAGGAGGTCACCGTCGCCTCCGGCGAGACGCTCTGGCAGGTCGCCCAGGAGGTCGCGCCGGCCGCCGATCCCCGCGACGTCATCGCCGACATCTCGAGCCTCAACAACCTCGACGGCTCGCAGGTCCAGGCCGGTCAGACGCTCGCGATCCCGACGAAGTACACCCGCTGA
- a CDS encoding histidinol-phosphate transaminase, which produces MATSLDDLPLRDDLRGQSPYGAPQKKVPVALNVNENTHPIPEDVARDIVESVAAAVLEVNRYPDREFTLLRRSLAAYLGHGLTPEQIWAANGSNEVIQQILQAFGGPGRRALGFPPTYSMHSIITRGTGTEWVEGGRDEGFRISPETVVREIERTDPDIVFLCGPNNPTGTPLDIATVEAAYAATRGIVIVDEAYAEFMPADIPSALTLLPGRERLLVSRTMSKAFAFAGARVGYLAADPAAIDALRLVRLPYHLSSLTQAAAVAALRHADEMLAMVDDIKGQRDRIVARLEELGYTPWPTWSNFVLFGGVDDPNAVFEKLLERGIIVRDLAIPGHLRVSAGTEAETTAFLDAMSDIRLGA; this is translated from the coding sequence GTGGCTACCTCTCTCGACGACCTGCCCCTTCGCGACGACCTCCGTGGCCAGTCGCCCTACGGCGCACCTCAGAAGAAGGTGCCCGTCGCACTCAACGTCAACGAGAACACGCATCCCATTCCGGAGGATGTCGCCCGCGACATCGTCGAGTCCGTCGCCGCGGCCGTCCTCGAGGTCAACCGCTACCCCGACCGCGAGTTCACGCTCCTGCGGCGGTCGCTGGCGGCCTACCTCGGTCACGGGCTGACCCCGGAGCAGATCTGGGCGGCGAACGGGTCGAACGAGGTCATCCAGCAGATCCTGCAGGCCTTCGGCGGCCCGGGGCGTCGGGCCCTCGGATTCCCGCCCACGTACTCGATGCACTCCATCATCACGCGCGGCACGGGCACGGAGTGGGTCGAAGGGGGCCGCGACGAGGGCTTCCGGATCTCCCCGGAGACGGTCGTCCGCGAGATCGAGCGGACCGACCCCGACATCGTGTTCCTCTGCGGGCCGAACAACCCGACGGGCACGCCGCTCGACATCGCGACCGTCGAGGCCGCCTATGCGGCCACGCGGGGGATCGTCATCGTCGACGAGGCCTACGCCGAGTTCATGCCGGCCGACATCCCGTCGGCGCTGACGCTCCTGCCGGGGCGCGAGCGGCTCCTGGTCTCCCGGACCATGAGCAAGGCGTTCGCCTTCGCCGGCGCCCGCGTGGGCTATCTGGCCGCGGACCCCGCGGCCATCGATGCGCTGCGACTCGTGCGCCTTCCCTATCACCTCTCCTCGCTGACGCAGGCGGCCGCTGTGGCGGCGCTCCGTCACGCCGACGAGATGCTGGCCATGGTCGACGACATCAAGGGCCAGCGCGACCGCATCGTCGCGCGGCTCGAGGAGCTCGGCTACACGCCGTGGCCGACGTGGTCGAACTTCGTCCTCTTCGGGGGAGTCGACGACCCGAACGCCGTGTTCGAGAAGCTGCTCGAGCGCGGGATCATCGTCCGCGACCTCGCCATCCCCGGGCATCTCCGCGTCAGCGCGGGCACCGAGGCCGAGACGACCGCGTTCCTCGACGCGATGAGCGACATTAGGCTCGGAGCATGA
- the hisB gene encoding imidazoleglycerol-phosphate dehydratase HisB: MTDQTGPAPRTATVSRTTSESSIELSLDLDGTGSSSIDTSVPFYDHLLTALSKHSLIDLTVRATGDTDIDVHHTVEDIGIAFGVALRQALGDKSGIGRYGDALVPLDEALVQAVVDVSGRPYLVHTGEPEGFEFHLIGGHFTGSMVRHVFEAIAFNSGLTVHVRVLGGRDPHHIAEAEFKAFARALRAAVQPDSRVSGIPSTKGAL, from the coding sequence ATGACCGACCAGACCGGCCCCGCGCCGCGCACCGCCACGGTGTCCCGCACGACGAGCGAGTCGAGCATCGAGCTCAGCCTCGACCTCGACGGCACCGGGTCCTCCTCGATCGACACGAGCGTGCCCTTCTACGACCACCTCCTCACGGCGCTGTCGAAGCACTCCCTGATCGACCTGACCGTCCGAGCGACCGGCGACACCGACATCGACGTCCACCACACGGTCGAGGACATCGGGATCGCCTTCGGAGTGGCCCTCCGGCAGGCCCTCGGCGACAAGAGCGGCATCGGCCGGTACGGCGACGCGCTCGTCCCTCTCGACGAGGCGCTCGTCCAGGCCGTGGTCGACGTGTCCGGCCGGCCCTACCTGGTGCACACGGGCGAACCGGAGGGGTTCGAGTTCCACCTCATCGGCGGTCACTTCACCGGTTCGATGGTCCGCCACGTGTTCGAGGCGATCGCCTTCAACTCCGGCCTCACCGTGCACGTCCGCGTGCTCGGCGGTCGCGATCCGCACCACATCGCGGAGGCGGAGTTCAAAGCGTTCGCGCGTGCCCTCCGCGCGGCCGTCCAGCCGGACTCGCGAGTCAGCGGCATCCCGTCCACCAAGGGCGCGCTGTGA
- the hisH gene encoding imidazole glycerol phosphate synthase subunit HisH, giving the protein MAKPRVAVLDYGSGNVHSAIKALELAGADVELTADSARVAAADGLFVPGVGAFTAVMAQLETVRGAEKIDRRLAGGRPVLGICVGMQVLFDRGVERGASREGLGEWPGTVEQLKADVLPHMGWNTVDAPADSTLFEGVRDERFYFVHSYGVQEWTLDGHGARKAPLVTWGDHGGPFVAAVENGPLWATQFHPEKSGRPGIRLLGNWLETL; this is encoded by the coding sequence CTGGCGAAACCGCGCGTGGCCGTGCTCGACTACGGCAGCGGCAACGTCCACTCCGCCATCAAGGCGCTCGAGCTGGCCGGTGCCGACGTCGAGTTGACCGCCGACAGCGCCCGAGTGGCCGCCGCCGACGGGCTGTTCGTGCCGGGGGTCGGCGCCTTCACGGCGGTGATGGCGCAGCTCGAGACCGTGCGCGGTGCCGAGAAGATCGATCGTCGCCTGGCCGGCGGGCGTCCCGTCCTCGGCATCTGCGTCGGCATGCAGGTCCTTTTCGATCGCGGCGTGGAGCGCGGTGCATCGCGCGAAGGCCTCGGCGAATGGCCCGGCACCGTCGAGCAGTTGAAGGCCGACGTACTGCCCCACATGGGCTGGAACACCGTCGACGCTCCTGCCGACTCGACGCTCTTCGAGGGCGTGCGCGACGAGCGCTTCTACTTCGTGCACTCCTACGGTGTCCAGGAGTGGACCCTCGACGGGCACGGCGCCCGCAAGGCCCCGCTGGTCACGTGGGGTGATCACGGTGGCCCGTTCGTCGCGGCCGTCGAGAACGGTCCGCTCTGGGCGACGCAGTTCCACCCCGAGAAATCGGGTCGACCGGGCATCCGGCTGCTCGGCAACTGGCTCGAGACCCTCTAG
- the priA gene encoding bifunctional 1-(5-phosphoribosyl)-5-((5-phosphoribosylamino)methylideneamino)imidazole-4-carboxamide isomerase/phosphoribosylanthranilate isomerase PriA encodes MSEFATTPPLTLLPAVDVADGKAVRLTQGEAGTETNYGDPVDAAADWQEQGAEWLHLVDLDAAFGRGSNRSVIKRVIKQVQGLHVELSGGIRDDASLEEALETGVRRINLGTAALENPEWAAHVISQYGDAIAVGLDVRGTTLAARGWTRDGGDLWEVLDRLEDAGCARYVVTDVTKDGTLQGPNLDLLKQVAKRTDRPVVASGGISSLDDLVALRELVPAGVEGAIVGKALYSGAFTLAQALDVASR; translated from the coding sequence ATGAGCGAGTTCGCCACCACCCCGCCCCTCACCCTGCTCCCCGCCGTCGACGTCGCCGACGGCAAGGCCGTCCGCCTCACCCAGGGCGAGGCCGGCACGGAGACCAACTACGGCGACCCCGTCGACGCGGCCGCGGACTGGCAGGAGCAGGGCGCCGAGTGGCTCCACCTGGTCGACCTCGACGCCGCCTTCGGGCGCGGCAGCAACCGATCGGTCATCAAGCGCGTGATCAAGCAGGTCCAGGGGCTCCACGTCGAGCTCTCGGGCGGCATCCGCGACGACGCGTCCCTCGAGGAGGCGCTCGAGACCGGCGTCCGGCGGATCAACCTCGGCACGGCCGCCCTCGAGAACCCCGAGTGGGCCGCCCACGTCATCTCGCAGTACGGCGACGCCATCGCCGTCGGGCTCGACGTCCGCGGCACCACGCTCGCCGCCCGGGGGTGGACCCGCGACGGCGGCGATCTGTGGGAGGTCCTCGACCGCCTCGAGGACGCAGGATGCGCGCGCTACGTCGTCACCGACGTCACCAAGGACGGCACCCTCCAGGGCCCCAACCTCGATCTCCTGAAGCAGGTGGCGAAGCGCACCGATCGCCCCGTCGTCGCGTCCGGCGGCATCTCCAGTCTCGACGACCTGGTGGCCCTCCGGGAGCTCGTCCCCGCCGGCGTCGAAGGTGCGATCGTCGGCAAGGCGCTCTACTCGGGAGCCTTCACGCTCGCCCAGGCCCTCGACGTCGCCTCGCGCTGA
- a CDS encoding SseB family protein, producing the protein MSDHGQGAPGEPGDSAGQPWAGRTFAAHDTAYAGDDGSADPRLLRALTSFGAGEVGENVVVDALRPARLLIPLVAHAGEEGENEHGVRVDKTQELAIVTVRGPDGRDVLPAFTSVDTLRAWDPRARPVPADARRIALAAAAERTELLVLDPASATEFGVRRPALWAVAQDLPWEPSYADDDVARAFLRGTAQEPQITSLTIAPGSARASLVGTEVVVSLGIVPGLDRVALQQLLARVQGGWTADELIAARVDSLAVKLVAAG; encoded by the coding sequence ATGTCGGACCACGGGCAGGGGGCGCCCGGGGAACCGGGCGACAGCGCCGGTCAGCCGTGGGCCGGTCGCACCTTCGCGGCCCACGACACGGCGTACGCCGGTGACGACGGATCGGCCGACCCGCGGCTCCTGCGGGCCCTGACGTCGTTCGGTGCCGGCGAGGTCGGCGAGAACGTGGTGGTCGACGCCCTCCGGCCGGCGCGCCTGCTCATCCCGCTCGTCGCCCACGCGGGCGAGGAGGGCGAGAACGAGCACGGCGTCCGGGTCGACAAGACGCAGGAGCTCGCCATCGTGACCGTGCGCGGTCCCGACGGCCGCGACGTGCTGCCCGCCTTCACGTCCGTCGACACGCTGCGGGCGTGGGATCCGCGTGCGCGCCCCGTCCCCGCCGATGCCCGCCGCATCGCCCTCGCCGCGGCGGCCGAGCGCACGGAGCTCCTCGTCCTCGACCCCGCGTCCGCGACGGAGTTCGGCGTCCGCCGCCCCGCCCTGTGGGCGGTGGCGCAGGACCTCCCGTGGGAGCCCTCCTACGCCGACGACGACGTCGCCCGCGCCTTTCTCCGAGGCACCGCGCAGGAGCCGCAGATCACCTCCCTGACGATCGCCCCCGGTTCCGCTCGGGCGAGCCTGGTCGGCACGGAGGTCGTGGTCTCGCTCGGGATCGTCCCCGGCCTCGACCGCGTCGCCCTGCAGCAGCTCCTGGCACGGGTCCAGGGTGGCTGGACCGCCGACGAGCTGATCGCCGCGCGCGTCGACAGTCTCGCCGTGAAGCTCGTCGCCGCCGGCTGA
- a CDS encoding DUF1844 domain-containing protein has translation MSDTPPQHTSPYDHVGDGVDEVDAERDIADVPAVEIINTVAVHLLSASAVKVGLADSPETQTDLDEARKLITALAGLVTAAAPEVGDVHARALRDGLRTVQLAFREASPIPDAVGQGPGEKYTGPVN, from the coding sequence GTGAGCGACACCCCTCCCCAGCACACCTCCCCCTACGACCACGTCGGCGACGGTGTCGACGAGGTCGACGCCGAGCGCGACATCGCGGACGTCCCCGCGGTCGAGATCATCAACACCGTGGCGGTCCACCTCCTGAGCGCGAGCGCCGTCAAGGTGGGCCTCGCCGACTCCCCCGAGACGCAGACCGACCTCGACGAGGCGCGCAAGCTCATCACCGCCCTCGCGGGTCTCGTGACGGCGGCGGCACCCGAGGTCGGCGACGTCCACGCGCGCGCCCTGCGCGACGGGCTCCGCACGGTGCAGCTCGCGTTCCGTGAGGCGTCGCCCATCCCCGACGCCGTCGGGCAGGGGCCGGGCGAGAAGTACACGGGGCCGGTCAACTAG
- the infC gene encoding translation initiation factor IF-3, protein MSDPRTNDRIRVPEVRLVGPAGEQVGVVPIAMALRLAQEADLDLVEVAPNSKPPVAKIMDYGKFKYEAAQKAKEARRNQANTILKEVRFRLKIDTHDYQTKLKRAEGFLQAGDKVKAMILFRGREQSRPEQGVRLLQRFAEDVAEFGTVENNPTIDGRNMVMVIGPLKNKSEAKAEAEARKVANKAPKHPAPAAAPAEAEKTTEAPAE, encoded by the coding sequence ATCAGCGATCCCCGTACCAACGACCGCATCCGCGTCCCAGAGGTCCGACTCGTCGGTCCCGCCGGCGAGCAGGTGGGCGTCGTTCCCATCGCCATGGCCCTGCGTCTCGCGCAGGAGGCCGACCTGGATCTGGTCGAAGTTGCACCGAACTCGAAGCCGCCCGTGGCGAAGATCATGGACTACGGCAAGTTCAAGTACGAGGCGGCCCAGAAGGCCAAAGAAGCACGTCGCAACCAGGCCAACACGATCCTCAAGGAGGTTCGCTTCCGGCTGAAGATCGACACTCACGACTACCAGACCAAGCTCAAGCGCGCGGAGGGCTTCCTCCAGGCGGGCGACAAGGTCAAGGCCATGATCCTGTTCCGCGGCCGCGAGCAGTCGCGCCCCGAGCAGGGCGTGCGTCTGCTCCAGCGTTTCGCGGAGGACGTCGCCGAGTTCGGCACCGTCGAGAACAACCCCACGATCGACGGCCGCAACATGGTCATGGTCATCGGTCCGCTGAAGAACAAGTCCGAGGCGAAGGCCGAAGCAGAAGCCCGCAAGGTCGCCAACAAGGCGCCCAAGCACCCCGCACCCGCCGCGGCTC